The nucleotide window GATGATAAGCGCTCAATTCCTCGAAAAGGTTATACCATTTTTGATGAGGATGACAACGAGATTGGATTTGTAACCAGTGGATCGCGATCTATTACGCTGGGTACGAATATTGCCATGGGCTATGTTTCTGTTGATTATGCCGAGGAGGGAGAAACAGTTTGCGTAGAAATCCGAAACAAAAAGGCCAAGGCTACAGTAACAAAACCACCGTTTGTGAAATAACAGTAGCTGCGGATTTAAATAGTTGCTAATATATCAACAGAGATAAACAAGAGTTTTACATATGACAAATATTGATGTGTTTTCATCAGCGCACTCGTTTAAAGAAGAAGATGTGCGCGACAAAACGGTGGTGATTATTGATGTGCTTCGCGCCAGCTCTACGATGGTAACAGCACTCCAAAACGGGGCAAAGGGGATTATTGCTGTTGGCGATATGGATGATGCCAGCAAGATATCACATAACCTTGATGCTAAAAGCTTTTTAATGAGCGGTGAAAAGGATGGGGTGACAATTGAGGGCTATGATCTTGGGAATTCTCCTTTGGAGCATACCGAGGACGCTGTTAAGGGCAAGACAATAATCTTGAATACGACTAATGGTACTAAAGCGATACGCCGATGTAATCTGGCGGATCGTATTTTAGTAGGATCCTTTTTGAACCTTCGGGCCATAATAGAATACCTCGAAGATCTTGACGAAGAGGCTATTTTAGTTTGTGCCGGCTGGCGTGGACGTCTGTCGTTGGAGGATATGCTTTGTGCTGGGAATATTATTTACGAACTTTGTGAGGGTCAATTGTCTGCTGAGGCTCGTGATGGGGCAAAAGTGGCTTTTGGTCTTTATGAAAAATTTGGTGATGATATAGAGAATAGCATTAAATCATCTAATTATGCCGTTCGGCTTAAAGATATTGTAAGTGAAGATGATCTCGTATATTGCTGTCAACGCAGTATAACACAGATTTTACCTGCACTTAATGAAGGAATAATTTCTGATATAAATGGCAAAGAACAGTAACTCAGGCGGATTTTTAGGCGGGCTTTCTGAATCCCGGAAAATGGAAATACTGGGAATACTGGTAATGGCAATTGGAGGTCTGTTTGGCTTCAGTATCGTTACCTATAACCCGGCCGATTATACGCTTATACAATCACTTTCTACTGATAGCCTGTTTGCCTTAGATCAGGGGCCGGCGCTGCGTATCCAAAATGGATTGGGTGTGGTTGGAGCCTATTTAGCCCACTTTTTTGTATACCTGATGTTTGGCTATATGAGTATTATTATCCCTCTGGTTATTGTGGGTTATGGATGGTTCATTTTTCGCGATCGGGATGTGAGCCAAATGCTTTGGCCTACGGCCTACGGTATCTGGAGTATGGTGTTGGTAGCATCAATTTTGGGCTGGCTTAATACTAATTACGAGTGGATCGAGTCGGTATGGAATGGGGCGGCGGGATTTTATATTGCTCGTATTCTCCAAAATATCACCGGTATTGGTTCAATAATTATTTTGAGCGTACTACTATTGACGACGCTGTTGGCCCTGCTGGATCGTGATTTACAACATACGGTAGAACGGGTTAAAGAATGGATTGCCAATATCAAAGCTTCGTATGCAGATTGGAAACAGCGGCGTGCCGAAAAGCGAGAAGCCAAGCGAAAAAAGAAAGAAGCTCGTCAAAAGAAAAAAGAGCAACAGGCAGAGCAAGAAGAGGTTGAGAAGCAGCGCCGGGCCGAAAAAAGGATGCGTCAACAGGCTCAGCAATCTGAAAGCAATCAAGAACCATCACCCTCTAAAACAAAGCCGGAGCAGAAACAACACGAACCGGAGCCTAAGTCAAAATCAATTGATGAGATTGTAGAAGAGTCGCATCAACAAGATATTGAGCGACGTAAACAGCAGCAGGAAGAGATACAATCCTTAGACAATCGCCCCCGCGCTGATATTGAGAAAAAGAAGATTGCAGAAGACGAAGAGGACGATGTTGACATCTCGGTATATGTAGGGGAAGGGGATGAGCAGGCCGATGAAAAAGAACTTGATAAACAGAATAAAGATAAGGCCAAGGAAGTACCAAAAGTTCGCTATAAATTCCCTACGATTGATCTGCTGGATACGCCCCCAAATGAAGGGAATGAGGTGGATCTTGAAGAGATTAAGGAAAACAAGCGGATTATTCTTGACAAGTTGAAGCGCCATAATATCGAGATTCGCAGCATTAACGCGATTGTGGGTCCTACGGTTACGCTTTATGAGCTCGACCCGGCGCCAGATGTCAAAATTAGCAAAATTGAGAGCTATGCGAATGACTTGAAGATGGCGACGGCAGCGAAGGGGTTGCGCATTATGGCGCCTATTCCCGGCCGGTCGGCGGTGGGGATTGAAGTGCCGAACGGGTCGCGCGAAACGGTGTTTATTAAGTCGGTGATTAACACCAAAAAGTTTGTAGAAAGTGATTATGAATTGCCGTTGGCCTTCGGGAAGACTATTGAGAATGAAGTATTCATGGTGGATCTGACTAAGATGCCGCACTTGCTGATTGCCGGTGCGACGGGATCAGGTAAAACAGTAGGAATGAATACCATTATTACCTGTCTGTTATATAAGTGTCATCCCGATGATCTCAAGTTTGTGATGATCGATCCCAAGAAGATTGAGCTTTCGCTGTTCCAAAAGATCGAAGAACATTTTTTAGCGACCTTACCTGGTGCAGAGGAGCCGATTATCACCGATACCTCTTCGGCGAAGGAAACGCTTGAAAGTCTCACCAAAGAGATGGATGAGCGCTATGATCTGCTCAAAGATGGTATGGTTCGGGATATTCGGGCTTATAACAAAAAGTTTGATAATGGAGAACTCGATGAGGACGAAGGGCATCGTCACCTGCCATATATTGTGGTGCTCATTGATGAGCTTGCTGATCTGATGATGACGGCGGGAAAAGATATTGAGGAACCGATTGCTCGATTGGCACAGTTGGCACGTGCTGTTGGAATTCACTTGGTGGTAGCGACGCAGCGTCCATCGGTGAACGTTATTACAGGTACAATTAAAGCAAACTTCCCGGGACGAATTGCCTACCAGGTGGCATCAAAAGTAGATTCGCGCACTATTTTGGATACCGGTGGTGCCGATCAGCTTATTGGTCGTGGTGATATGTTGTTTACTAACGGCGGCGGGATGACACGTATCCAGAATGCATTTGTGTCCACAGAAGAAGTAGAAAAGATTACCGATTTTATTGGAAATCAGCTGGGATACAATAATAAGTATGAATTACCTGTTTTAGAGGATGAGACCTCGGCAAGTGGCGACATTCCTGATCCCCTGGAAGATATTGACGAGCTTTTTGAAGCAGCTGCTAAGGTTATTGTACTACACCAGCAAGGATCGGTGTCACTACTGCAGCGAAAGTTAAAGATTGGTTACAACCGCGCTGGACGGATTGTTGATCAGCTGTATAATGCTGGGGTTGTAGGTCCATATCAGGGCAGTACGGCGCGCGATGTATTAGTTGAAGATGAAGAAGAATTAGAAGAATTATTGGATGACCTCGAAGAATTTGATCGATAAATTTTTGGCAATTCTTTTATTTGTTGGCGTTAGTTTGGGAGTGCCCCATTTGGCGGTGGGACAAGAAAATCCCTTTGCAGATTTAAAAGAAACCTTTGAAAATGGTGCCATCTTTAAGGCCGATTTCCATCATCAAACGGTGGATTCCTATACTCAGGATACGGTGGCCAGCGATGGAGAAATTTGGGTTGGCAAAAAACAATATAAGGTACAGTCAGGTCCGCAGACGGTAGTTGTGGATGGCAAGATATCGAAAGTGTATGACCAGCGAAAAAATCGGGTGATTGTTAGTAAATATATACCTGAGGAAGATGATTTTGCTCCCTCCCGTATTTTAAATGGCGTTGATTCTACGTTTGTAGTACAAAAAGAGGAACGGCAGGGGGACGAAATTTATATCCGACTCACCTCGGACGACCCGTTTGCTATTTATCAAGAAGTGGAAATTTTTCTCTCGACAAAGTTAACACCAAAAAAAATTGTAGCAGTAGATCCGGCTGATAATGTGATTACTACGACCTTTGAAAAGGGAACATTTGTTGATTACAGCGATGGTTTATTTTCGCTGGAGTATCCTGAGAATGCCGAACTCGTGGACATGCGAAATTGAAATACGACAGATAAATAAATGGTTAAACGATTATTTAAGATAGGGCTTGCATTATCATTGGGAGCTCTTTTTTTATGGTTGGCTTTTCGGAATGTTCAACTTCAAGAGGTTTGGGAGCATTCTAAAGGTATACAGTTTGGATGGTTGGTGCCTTTTGCGATAGCGGCAATGTTTAGTCATATCTTCAGGGCCGAACGCTGGCGGCTGTTTATTGAGCAGGATAAAGAGGATCTCGATCGTATTACCTTGATTTCAGGAGTGCTTGTTGGATACGTAATGAATTTGGTGGGGCCACGCTTTGGGGAGGTATCCCGACCGGTGTATGTAGGAAAAAAAGAAGGGCTGAGCAGCTCGAAATTAATGGGAACCATTGTGCTGGAGCGAATTATTGACGTTGCAGTGATGGCCTTTTTGATGGTAGTGGTTTCGGTATATGTTATTGCAGATTTGAATGTGCTGAGGCAGATTTTTGGAGATGAAACCATTAACTTTCTTACGAATGAGTCGAGTTTGCTAACCTACCTGTGGGTAATCTTTTTATTTTTTGCAGTAGCTGGTGTGGGCTATATCTTGATGAAGTTGCTGCTGTTTTTAGGCACAAAGTTTGAGTTTCTTAACCAGTGGGTTTTTAAGGCAAAGAAGGCCTTTATCATGTTTAAAAACGGTTTGCTGGCAGCTCGTGATGTAGAGCGATGGTGGTTGTTTATCCTTTATACTATAATGATTTGGCTTTGCTACACCCTTATGACGTATATCCCGTTTTGGATGTTTGATATGCAGGAGGTTTTTGGGTTAGATATGCTGGATGCATTGGTGATTACGGTGATTTCAGCTATTGGAATAGCGATTCCTTCTCCCGGAGGATTGGGTACCTATCACTATTTTGTCAAGCAATCATTATTGGTGCTTTTTGCTATTCCCGCCGTTACGGGTATTGCCTACGCCACAGTTACGCACGGGGTTATGGTATTATTTGTCCTTAGCATTACGCCCATATTTTTATTTGTCGATAAATTACGTTCGACCAAGGCCGGTGATCCTGTTATTTGATTGTTGAACCTACAATTGAAGGTCTTATTCGCAATTCTTACAGGTAATTTCCGTTATGGAAACAGACGGCTCTGAAAACAGTATAAAAAGGGCATAATTGAGACATTAAACGTTGCTAAAAAATTAGTACCTTAAATGCTGATTTTTGGGGACATCATTGAACCATTGATTATCACATGAAACGTATAGTATTTGCTTTATTTACAATCCTCTTTGTAGCTGTTGTTGCAAGTCCGTTAATGGCGCAGCAAGAACAGGATACAGAATCATCTATGTTGCCGGAGATTGATCCACAGGATATAGAGATACGCAGCCAATTCCAGGCACGTTTTCCAGGATTGACTCGTCAACCTATATTGGGTTTTGACCCGAATCCAAGGGTTTATCAGATTGACCCCAACCGGACCCCTTTTATGGAAACGCAGGAGCAAGTTCTGGCCAATCTGCCGGTGAGTCAGCTTAGCCGACCAGAGCCGCCCGAGCATATGGCTTTTGATTATGCAGACCCAAAGAATCTTTTTGCACGGTTAGGATTCGGGAGTTATGCAAGTCCCGAGGCAAAAGTTTGGGGTGTTAGCCATATTAATGAGAAAAGTTACATAGGGGGGGATATTGATTATTCTTCCTCTAACGGTCATCTTGACACTGAAAATAGCAGCTTCCGGTTTTTTGATGTCAATGCAGAATATGCTACTAAGATTAGTGAAAAAAGTCGGTTCGATATAACAGGGGGGGCAAAAAGTAGTTTCAACAATTTGTTTGATCTTCCGGCTACGAATATCCCAATAACCGCCCGGAAAGAGTATAACGGAATTCAGTTGGGGGCAGGATACCAGCATTTTAAAAATACGATAACCGGCTGGAAGGCCGATGCCAATATCCGTTATTATAATATAG belongs to Fodinibius sp. Rm-B-1B1-1 and includes:
- a CDS encoding 2-phosphosulfolactate phosphatase; protein product: MTNIDVFSSAHSFKEEDVRDKTVVIIDVLRASSTMVTALQNGAKGIIAVGDMDDASKISHNLDAKSFLMSGEKDGVTIEGYDLGNSPLEHTEDAVKGKTIILNTTNGTKAIRRCNLADRILVGSFLNLRAIIEYLEDLDEEAILVCAGWRGRLSLEDMLCAGNIIYELCEGQLSAEARDGAKVAFGLYEKFGDDIENSIKSSNYAVRLKDIVSEDDLVYCCQRSITQILPALNEGIISDINGKEQ
- a CDS encoding DNA translocase FtsK, with product MAKNSNSGGFLGGLSESRKMEILGILVMAIGGLFGFSIVTYNPADYTLIQSLSTDSLFALDQGPALRIQNGLGVVGAYLAHFFVYLMFGYMSIIIPLVIVGYGWFIFRDRDVSQMLWPTAYGIWSMVLVASILGWLNTNYEWIESVWNGAAGFYIARILQNITGIGSIIILSVLLLTTLLALLDRDLQHTVERVKEWIANIKASYADWKQRRAEKREAKRKKKEARQKKKEQQAEQEEVEKQRRAEKRMRQQAQQSESNQEPSPSKTKPEQKQHEPEPKSKSIDEIVEESHQQDIERRKQQQEEIQSLDNRPRADIEKKKIAEDEEDDVDISVYVGEGDEQADEKELDKQNKDKAKEVPKVRYKFPTIDLLDTPPNEGNEVDLEEIKENKRIILDKLKRHNIEIRSINAIVGPTVTLYELDPAPDVKISKIESYANDLKMATAAKGLRIMAPIPGRSAVGIEVPNGSRETVFIKSVINTKKFVESDYELPLAFGKTIENEVFMVDLTKMPHLLIAGATGSGKTVGMNTIITCLLYKCHPDDLKFVMIDPKKIELSLFQKIEEHFLATLPGAEEPIITDTSSAKETLESLTKEMDERYDLLKDGMVRDIRAYNKKFDNGELDEDEGHRHLPYIVVLIDELADLMMTAGKDIEEPIARLAQLARAVGIHLVVATQRPSVNVITGTIKANFPGRIAYQVASKVDSRTILDTGGADQLIGRGDMLFTNGGGMTRIQNAFVSTEEVEKITDFIGNQLGYNNKYELPVLEDETSASGDIPDPLEDIDELFEAAAKVIVLHQQGSVSLLQRKLKIGYNRAGRIVDQLYNAGVVGPYQGSTARDVLVEDEEELEELLDDLEEFDR
- a CDS encoding outer membrane lipoprotein carrier protein LolA; protein product: MAILLFVGVSLGVPHLAVGQENPFADLKETFENGAIFKADFHHQTVDSYTQDTVASDGEIWVGKKQYKVQSGPQTVVVDGKISKVYDQRKNRVIVSKYIPEEDDFAPSRILNGVDSTFVVQKEERQGDEIYIRLTSDDPFAIYQEVEIFLSTKLTPKKIVAVDPADNVITTTFEKGTFVDYSDGLFSLEYPENAELVDMRN
- a CDS encoding lysylphosphatidylglycerol synthase transmembrane domain-containing protein, with amino-acid sequence MVKRLFKIGLALSLGALFLWLAFRNVQLQEVWEHSKGIQFGWLVPFAIAAMFSHIFRAERWRLFIEQDKEDLDRITLISGVLVGYVMNLVGPRFGEVSRPVYVGKKEGLSSSKLMGTIVLERIIDVAVMAFLMVVVSVYVIADLNVLRQIFGDETINFLTNESSLLTYLWVIFLFFAVAGVGYILMKLLLFLGTKFEFLNQWVFKAKKAFIMFKNGLLAARDVERWWLFILYTIMIWLCYTLMTYIPFWMFDMQEVFGLDMLDALVITVISAIGIAIPSPGGLGTYHYFVKQSLLVLFAIPAVTGIAYATVTHGVMVLFVLSITPIFLFVDKLRSTKAGDPVI